A portion of the Hymenobacter gelipurpurascens genome contains these proteins:
- a CDS encoding DUF2625 domain-containing protein: MPSKSHSVHCLRYCLSLLILLLPDYDLLAQVPATRPLSELVNTQEPGWELVSQWIREAKNKVQVLPKTPARADSTLLAAQVTTRSPMGAVIYETGGLLIEGGWLRVLGSGSPKMNRTLMGWNEGKPAGMLLVADDVLGGFYALNGGAFGQESWGKVFYFAPDNLRWEATNKSYSEFLLFCFSGDLQAYYRNLRWKGWEQEISALTGNQGLACYPFLFTKEGKNVGKDKRGTVPIQELWTFGQDMQQQLDGPL, from the coding sequence GTGCCAAGCAAATCGCATTCTGTTCATTGCCTTCGTTACTGCCTCAGCCTACTAATTCTATTACTGCCTGACTATGATTTGCTAGCACAGGTGCCAGCCACGCGGCCGCTATCTGAATTAGTTAATACACAAGAGCCAGGGTGGGAACTCGTGAGCCAATGGATTCGTGAGGCTAAGAACAAGGTACAAGTCTTACCAAAAACACCCGCTCGTGCCGATAGCACCTTGCTGGCTGCTCAAGTCACAACTCGGTCGCCCATGGGAGCTGTTATTTATGAGACGGGAGGGCTGCTGATTGAGGGTGGCTGGCTAAGGGTGCTGGGCTCTGGTAGCCCAAAGATGAACCGCACCCTTATGGGCTGGAACGAAGGCAAGCCCGCGGGCATGTTACTGGTTGCCGATGATGTATTAGGAGGGTTCTATGCCCTTAATGGCGGCGCATTTGGTCAGGAATCATGGGGCAAGGTTTTCTACTTCGCTCCTGATAATCTCCGTTGGGAAGCCACGAACAAATCGTATTCTGAGTTCCTGCTTTTTTGCTTTTCAGGCGACTTGCAGGCGTATTACCGCAACCTTCGCTGGAAAGGGTGGGAGCAGGAAATTAGCGCCTTAACTGGCAATCAAGGTTTGGCTTGTTATCCCTTCCTATTCACGAAAGAAGGGAAGAATGTGGGCAAGGATAAACGTGGTACGGTGCCAATTCAGGAACTGTGGACTTTTGGTCAGGATATGCAACAGCAGTTAGACGGTCCACTATGA
- a CDS encoding ZIP family metal transporter, which translates to MWFAVFALFCTVLGAGWLTRLMPTARTTWMKPLLAFSGAYLFTLTITHLLPEALEMMPGHRIGYFVLAGFFGQLVLEVFSQGVEHGHVHHHTEHAGRVPFLLLFSLVLHSFLEGSILVKTPEAGDVSNNFYAILAGVALHHIPAAFALMAALLLRLGSFNKALPYLVLFALAGPAGIIMSNFVVLEDLLQNGLYACLLGLVAGNFLHVSTTILFETSPDHSLNLRKVVATVAGLALALLVDLV; encoded by the coding sequence ATGTGGTTTGCCGTTTTTGCGTTGTTCTGCACGGTGCTGGGAGCTGGCTGGCTCACCCGCCTGATGCCCACAGCCCGCACCACCTGGATGAAGCCGCTGCTGGCTTTTAGCGGCGCCTATCTCTTCACGCTTACCATTACGCACCTGCTGCCTGAGGCACTGGAGATGATGCCCGGTCACCGTATTGGCTACTTTGTACTGGCGGGCTTCTTTGGGCAGCTGGTGCTGGAGGTGTTCTCGCAGGGCGTGGAGCACGGCCATGTGCACCACCACACGGAGCACGCTGGCCGGGTACCGTTTCTGTTGCTGTTCTCGCTGGTGCTGCACTCGTTTCTGGAAGGCAGTATCTTGGTGAAAACCCCGGAGGCCGGCGATGTGAGCAACAACTTCTACGCTATTCTGGCGGGTGTGGCGTTGCACCACATTCCGGCGGCGTTTGCCCTGATGGCGGCACTCTTGCTACGGCTGGGCAGCTTCAACAAAGCGCTGCCGTATCTGGTACTGTTCGCGCTGGCCGGGCCGGCGGGTATCATCATGAGCAACTTCGTGGTGCTGGAAGATTTGCTACAGAACGGCCTCTACGCCTGCCTGCTAGGCCTAGTAGCCGGCAACTTCCTGCATGTTTCTACCACTATTCTCTTCGAAACCAGCCCCGACCACAGCCTCAACCTGCGCAAAGTAGTAGCCACCGTGGCTGGCTTGGCGCTGGCGCTGCTGGTGGATTTGGTGTAG
- a CDS encoding class I SAM-dependent methyltransferase has translation MPTTSLEWFSTWFDSPYYHLLYRDRNYAEAQRFLAALLQRLHPKPEARLLDLACGKGRHAIYLSQQGYDVTGIDLSPESIAHASEAEHSRLRFRVHDMREELPGEFDFIFNLFTSFGYFKEEAENVVALRHAADALKPGGKMVIDFLNTERTIRELVAHETKEVAGTTFQIHRHLQHDFIVKDIRFQNPAGQEQHFQEWVRALDRERFEEYFRLAGLRLVEVLGDYQLNPFDEATSPRMIFILKK, from the coding sequence ATGCCCACCACTTCTCTCGAATGGTTTAGTACCTGGTTTGATTCGCCGTACTACCACTTGCTGTACCGCGACCGGAACTACGCAGAAGCACAGCGGTTTCTGGCGGCGCTGCTGCAGCGGCTACATCCTAAGCCCGAGGCCCGGCTCCTGGACCTGGCTTGCGGCAAGGGCCGGCACGCCATCTACCTCAGCCAGCAGGGCTATGACGTGACGGGCATCGATCTATCGCCCGAAAGCATTGCCCACGCCAGCGAGGCGGAGCATAGTCGGCTGCGCTTTCGGGTGCATGATATGCGTGAAGAGCTGCCCGGCGAGTTCGACTTCATTTTCAACCTGTTTACCAGCTTCGGCTATTTCAAGGAGGAAGCGGAAAATGTGGTGGCCCTTCGCCACGCGGCTGATGCCTTGAAGCCCGGCGGCAAAATGGTGATAGACTTCCTGAACACGGAGCGCACCATTCGGGAGCTGGTGGCCCACGAAACCAAGGAAGTAGCCGGTACCACGTTTCAGATCCACCGGCATCTGCAGCACGACTTCATCGTCAAGGATATCCGTTTCCAGAACCCGGCCGGGCAGGAGCAGCACTTCCAGGAGTGGGTACGCGCCCTGGACCGGGAGCGGTTCGAGGAGTACTTCCGGCTAGCTGGCTTACGGCTGGTGGAAGTGCTCGGCGATTATCAACTGAACCCTTTTGATGAGGCGACCAGTCCACGAATGATCTTCATCCTCAAAAAATAA
- a CDS encoding glycoside hydrolase family 97 protein has product MNILSASRPLSFRSLGQYALLLGACLISGLANAEEIKSPNKQLTLDFTLQANGVPTYSLTYKGRPVIKTSKLGLELKKVEALTSGFTVAGSKQSTFDETWQPVWGETKNIRNNYNELAVTLTQAATSRTMIVHFRVFNDGLGFRYEFPRQAKLDYFTIQEEKSEFALAGDHKAFWLPGDYDTQEYSTVTSNLSQVRGLMKEATTPNASQTPFSATGVQTPLMLKSKDGLYINIHEAALIDYSAMHLELDDKNFVLTSHLTPDAVGDKGLIQTPAVSPWRTVIVSDKAGDILESKLVLNLNEPTKFKDVSWIKPVKYVGVWWEMITGKSTWSYTNQENIKLDSIDYSKVKPNGTHGANTAHVKEYIDFAAKHGFDAVLVEGWNTGWEDWFGKHKDYVFDFVTPYPDFNVQELQQYAASKNVKIIMHHETSGSVRNYERHLDSAFQFMNKYGYNAVKTGYVGDIVPLGHHHYDQWVNNHYQYVLEKAAEHKIMVNGHEAVRPTGLARTFPNLIGNEAARGTEYESFGGNNADHTTILPFTRLIGGPMDYTPGIFQTKVSAYNPSNNSFVHSTLVRQLALYVTMYSPLQMAADLPETYNKHLDAFQFIKDVAVDWDDSKVLEAEPGDYITIARKAKGKSNWFVGSTCDEQGRTSKINFSFLDPGKKYTATIYADGKNAHYEKNPQAYAIRKMTVTNKTKLSQLCAPGGGYAISIMEAGQ; this is encoded by the coding sequence ATGAATATTCTATCCGCTTCTAGGCCACTCTCCTTCCGGAGCCTGGGCCAATATGCGCTTCTGCTGGGCGCCTGCCTCATCAGTGGCCTAGCCAACGCTGAGGAAATTAAGTCGCCGAACAAGCAACTGACGCTGGACTTCACCTTGCAGGCCAATGGTGTGCCGACCTACAGCCTGACGTACAAAGGGCGGCCCGTCATCAAAACCAGCAAGCTAGGCCTGGAGCTGAAAAAGGTCGAGGCTCTGACCAGCGGCTTCACCGTGGCGGGCTCCAAGCAGAGCACCTTCGATGAAACCTGGCAGCCGGTGTGGGGCGAAACCAAGAACATCCGCAACAACTACAACGAGCTGGCCGTGACGCTCACGCAGGCCGCCACCAGCCGCACCATGATTGTGCACTTCCGGGTGTTCAACGATGGCCTGGGCTTCCGCTACGAGTTCCCGCGCCAGGCCAAGCTCGACTATTTCACCATTCAGGAAGAGAAGTCGGAGTTTGCGCTGGCCGGCGACCATAAAGCGTTCTGGCTGCCCGGCGACTACGATACTCAGGAGTACAGCACCGTGACGAGCAACCTCTCGCAGGTGCGTGGGCTGATGAAGGAAGCTACTACGCCGAACGCTTCGCAAACGCCCTTCTCCGCTACGGGTGTGCAAACGCCGCTCATGCTCAAGAGCAAGGACGGCCTCTACATCAACATCCATGAGGCCGCTCTCATCGACTACTCCGCTATGCACCTGGAGCTCGACGACAAAAACTTCGTGCTGACCTCGCACCTCACCCCCGATGCCGTAGGTGACAAAGGCCTGATTCAGACGCCTGCCGTATCGCCCTGGCGCACCGTGATTGTGAGCGATAAAGCCGGTGATATTCTGGAATCGAAGCTGGTGCTGAACCTGAATGAGCCCACCAAGTTCAAAGACGTATCCTGGATTAAGCCCGTGAAGTATGTGGGCGTGTGGTGGGAGATGATTACGGGCAAAAGCACGTGGTCGTACACCAATCAGGAGAACATCAAGCTTGACTCCATCGACTACAGCAAAGTGAAGCCCAACGGCACCCACGGCGCCAACACGGCTCACGTGAAGGAGTACATCGACTTTGCCGCCAAGCACGGCTTTGATGCGGTGCTGGTGGAAGGCTGGAACACGGGTTGGGAAGACTGGTTCGGCAAGCACAAGGATTACGTGTTCGACTTCGTGACCCCCTACCCCGACTTCAACGTGCAGGAGCTGCAGCAATACGCCGCCAGCAAGAACGTGAAGATCATTATGCACCACGAAACCTCAGGCTCGGTGCGCAACTATGAGCGCCACCTGGATTCGGCCTTCCAGTTCATGAACAAGTACGGCTACAACGCCGTGAAAACCGGCTACGTGGGCGACATCGTGCCCCTAGGCCACCACCACTACGACCAGTGGGTGAACAACCACTACCAGTACGTGTTGGAAAAAGCCGCCGAGCACAAGATCATGGTGAACGGCCACGAGGCCGTGCGCCCGACTGGCCTGGCCCGCACCTTCCCCAACCTGATCGGCAACGAGGCCGCCCGCGGCACCGAGTATGAGTCGTTTGGTGGCAACAACGCCGACCACACCACCATTCTGCCCTTCACCCGCCTCATTGGTGGCCCGATGGACTACACGCCTGGTATCTTCCAGACCAAGGTTAGCGCCTACAACCCCAGCAATAACTCCTTCGTGCACAGCACCCTGGTGCGCCAACTGGCCCTCTACGTGACCATGTACAGTCCCCTGCAAATGGCCGCCGACCTGCCCGAAACCTACAACAAGCACCTCGACGCCTTCCAGTTCATCAAGGACGTAGCCGTAGACTGGGACGACTCGAAAGTGCTGGAAGCCGAGCCCGGCGACTACATCACCATTGCCCGCAAAGCCAAGGGCAAGAGCAACTGGTTCGTGGGCAGCACCTGCGACGAGCAGGGCCGCACCTCCAAGATCAACTTCAGCTTCCTCGACCCCGGCAAGAAGTACACCGCCACCATCTACGCCGACGGCAAAAACGCCCACTACGAGAAGAACCCCCAGGCCTACGCTATCCGCAAGATGACCGTGACCAACAAAACCAAACTCTCGCAGCTCTGCGCCCCCGGCGGTGGCTACGCCATCAGCATTATGGAAGCCGGCCAGTAA
- a CDS encoding heavy metal-binding domain-containing protein: MQGFSWKALATGLGLVVTATLASCEQKTATEQQPVTTETAPATPAVTAAYICPMGCEGSASDKPGTCPVCQMKLEPNPAAKAAAAPDSL; this comes from the coding sequence ATGCAAGGATTTTCCTGGAAAGCTCTGGCTACTGGCCTAGGCCTGGTAGTGACGGCCACGCTTGCCAGCTGCGAGCAAAAGACGGCTACGGAGCAGCAACCCGTTACGACGGAAACTGCGCCAGCCACTCCGGCAGTAACTGCGGCCTATATCTGTCCTATGGGCTGCGAAGGCAGTGCCAGCGATAAGCCGGGCACGTGCCCAGTCTGCCAAATGAAGCTGGAGCCAAACCCAGCTGCTAAAGCTGCCGCCGCTCCCGACTCCCTTTGA